Below is a genomic region from Anaerolineae bacterium.
CGCCTGTCGCTGCGATTTGTATCGGCAATACTTCAAGGATAAATTATGATCGCCACACCTATGGAAGCGTCGGATTTTTATGTGGCCGGGGGCACCTTGCGGCCCGGTTCTCCCTCTTACGTGGAACGTCCGGCCGACGCGGAATTATATCACCGGACTTTGGCCGGTGAATTCTGCTACGTTCTCACCGCCCGGCAAATGGGCAAGTCCAGTTTGATGATCCGCACCGCCCAGCGGCTTAAAACGCAAGGAGTTCGCTCGGCCATTGTGGATTTGAATCGCCTGGGCACCGACATCAGCATTGAACACTGGTATCTGGGCCTGCTCAGCCAACTCAAACGCAACCTGAAACTGCCGGTAGATTTAGAGGATTGGTGGCAGCGGCAGGCGGTGGGTTACGTTCAACGTTTCACCGACTTTCTCCACGACATCGTTTTGCAAAACATAGAAGGCCAGGTGGTCATCTTTATTGACGAAATAGACAGCACCCTCAAACTGCCCTTTTCCGACGACTTTTTTGCCGCCATCCGGGGCCTCTACAACGCCCGCGCCACCGACCCCAACTACGAGCGACTGGTGTTTGTGCTGTTGGGTGTGGCCACCCCCGCCGAACTCATCAAGGACCCGCGCCGCACCCCCTTTAACATTGGCCAGGCTGTTGACCTGACCGACTTCAGCCGCGAAGACGCCCAACTCTTACAACAAGGTTTAATCATTGACCATCCCCAAGAAGGCCAGGCCATTTTTGACCGTATCTACTATTGGACCAACGGCCATCCCTATCTTACGCAAAAATTATGTTTAGAGGTGGTTGAAGCCAAAGATGGCCCCTGGCCGGATGAGCGGGTGGACAAGCTGGTTGAAAAACTATTTCTTACCAAAGAGGCCCGCAAAGAAACCAACCTGAAATTCATTCAAGACAGCATTGCCAACAGCCCCCAGCGCGACCGGCACAAACTGCTTACCCTTTATCGCCAGGTTTACACCGGCAAAAAAATTCTTGAAGACGAACGCTCCCTGGAACAAAACCGGCTAAGATTATTTGGCCTGGTGCGGGTCAAAGACGGAATTTTGCAAACCAGGAACGAAATCTACCGCCAGGTGTTTGACCTGGCCTGGATCAAACAACACACGCCCGTAGATTGGTCGCGCTGGTTGATCGTTCTGTTAACCTTTATCATTATCGCCCTGGTTAGCGGTTTTTGGGGCTACAATTACTGGCAAAACCGGCAAGAAACCCAGGCCCTGGTTGACCAATTCCGGGCCACCACCGACCCCGATATCCGCATTACCAGTTTGGCCAACCTCTTTGATCGGGGCGCCGAACAACAGGCCCGCCGCTTATTTTTTGAAGACCTCTCGGCAGAAGAACGCCCGGTTCTTTTTAACTGGGCCGACCCGCAGCAGGTGGGGCCGCAAATGATCACCGCCATCAAAGGCTTATACACTCGCCTGGAAAACAGCGAGCCAAACAACGACCTGCTTAGCACCATGGCCAAACCCCTGGCCGAAATAAAAAATGACGCCCGGGCCGAAACCCTGGCCCAAGAAATAGCGCAGTGGCTTAAAGGCCGCGAGTTCTACAACCAGGGAGAATACTCCCTGGCCATTGACACCTATAATAAAGCCATTAGCCTGAACGACCGCAACGCCGGCGTTTATTTTGACCGGGCTTTGGCTTACGTGGCCTTGAATCAAGCGGGGCCGGCCCTGGCCAATTTTGAACAGGTGCTGCTGTTAGAGGATGACGACACCCGCGCTAACCGCATCACCGCCCTCATTATGAGCGACCCCTTACTCTACAAAGCCGTCGGCGCGGCCAACGGGCAATCATATCCGGCGATTGTGGCCATTGTGCCCACCCCTACGCCTACCGCCACCCCTACGTTTACGCCCACGCCCACCCCTACCTCCACCGCCACGCCCACGCCCACGGATACCCCTACTCCCCCTGCCTCCTCAACGCCAGTTGAACCGACACCTGTTCTATCCGCCACCGATACCCCCACCAGCCCCCCTACCCCTACGCCATCGCCAACCCTTACCCCCACCCCCCAACCGGCCACTATTGTTTACGTCCAGAGCCGGGGGGCCAACCACGATCTGGGCCTGGTCAGTTCTGCCGGCCAACTCCTCGACGCCGAACTGCATCGCCTGGCCGCCGCCCCGGCCTGGTCGCCGGATGGCGCAATGGTGGCATTTTACGGGGAGCAAGGCATTAGCGAATTGGGCGGCGTTTATGCCCAGGGCAACGGCATCTGGCTGATTGACATCCAAACCCGCACCCCCCGCCTGCTTTTTCAGATTGACCACGTTAAAAATGTAACCTGGTCGTTGGACGGCACCAAGTTGGCCTTTGAATTTGGCCCGCCCTACAACACCACCCACGCGGTGGTGATAGTGGACGTCAGAAACGGCCAGGAACTCAATCGCTTCCCCGGCGAACAACCGGCCTGGCTGCCCAACAGCGCCGAGTTGGTGATTAAATCCTGCCAACCCGAATGTGGCTTGTGGCAGGTTGGCGGGGCCACGAACAAACTATTAACGCGCGATCCCACCGACAGCTACCCGGCCATCTCGCCCGACGGCAAATATATGGTTTTTTCTTCCCGCTTTCGGGATGTGGACTGGGAAATATACCGGTTCAACCTGCAAGACCAGGCTGAAGAAATACTACGGCTGACCCAGCGCGCCGGGACCGATACCACCCCCGTTATTAGCCCGGATGGGCTGGAGATTTATCTGCGGACGGATGCTTTTGGGGACTGGCAGGTTACGGCCATGACCATTGACGGCAAAAATGAACGGCTCATCAAGGGCAATATTGGGGCCAGCGAAGATTGGGGGTTGGCTCGACCGGCGGTGCATTAAGTCTTTTTTTCATCGCCAGATCTTTTGCCCCTGGCCCGGCCCACGTTCCGCAACTCCTGGCGAACGCGCTGCCACTGCTGTTTGGCCGAGGCGGCCTGTTCCTCGTCAAAACCTTCCTGGCTATAGCGGGCGCGGACAAACACGTCGGTCATGGCGGCTACTTCCGGCTCCACATCTGGGACAGCCTGCTCCAGGTTTGGCTCGTATTCAAAGGGGGTTTCAAAAATTCTGCGGGCCAGTCGCCGCCGTTCGGCCCGTTTGAGAATGTTCAGGTAATAGTACAAAATCCGCTCGCGGGCCGATAACCTGCCCATGCCAAACCAGCCCCGGGCGCCGGTTAACACATTTGGCCGGTTGCTGTGGCCGGGCAATTTAATTATTTCGGCAATAACGTCAACACCGGCTGTAACCAGGCGACGCAACTGCTGCCAAAACTGCTTCAGCAGATTGAGAACAAAATTAACCGGCTTAAACCCTTTGAGCGCGGTCAACAATTCCGGGCGGTCGTTCAAGTAAACCTTAACCAGATACCAGATAATGGCCAGGGCCACCAGCCAAAAAATCAGCGAACGCAGCGCCTCTAACCAGGGCACAGGCGCTGCCGCCAGGGCAGGCTCCGGCAGCGGCGGCAGTTCCTCCGGCGGAGCCTCTGCTTCTTCCGGGGGTGCGCCAAACAAGCTGAACAGCCAGGCCAGCGGCAGGGAAAAAAGCATCAATAAAAGCTGCATCAGAAAGGTGAGGACTTTTACCACAAACAGAATCACAATTGCTGCGCTGGTTAAAAAACCCATTGTATAATTGGTGGGCAGCAAAAAAACCGCCGCCGTCACCAGGCCCAAAAATATCAGGCCGTATTTGGCCCATTGTTTGGCCAGGTCGGAGCCAATCTCCACTTTTTGGAAACGCCAACTCATCATCAGCCGGGCTAAATTGGCCTGGCTCAAGAGAATCAAGCCCAGCATAAAATAAACCAACACGTTAATAATGATGCCGCTGATGTTGGAACGTTGCCAATCGGTCAATTCAGACAAGCCGTACCTGATAATCAATTGACTCATCCCCGACACTATCACCAATATAATCCCCCCAAAAAAGAAGCGCCCCGTCAATTTTTCCAGGGGGGCAATGCGCTCGGAACGGAACGTGAAAGGATCGTACAATGCCTCAAAATCGGCGATGGTTAAGGTGGCCGCCACCCACGAGGCCACGGCCAAGAATACCATTACGTAAAATTCAGAACTTATCACGTTTATGGGATTCCACCACATGGCCTTTAAATCGGCCACAATAAAGGCCATGGGCTTGTTGGCGTAACTGATTATTTTGAGAAACACAAGCAGCACCACCCACTCCGCCAGCCGGTAGCGCCATATAGAAATGTCGCGCATATGATAAATTCTGAAAAGGCGAAAGGAATAAATGGCTTCCACCGTTACCAGCAGCATGCCAAACAAAAAGTAAGCGCCGCGCCAGTTTGGATTGATCAAACGCACAAAGTTGACCAGGGAAATATTGAAGCACATGATCATAATGGTCAGCAACAGGGGCCTGAAGAAATTATCGGCCCAGGGATTACGTTTGACTTGGGGTAATTTTTCTTCTTCTATGGGACCAACGACCATACTTCAACATCCTTTTCCTGGCGCACCTTAAAAGTGGGCACGTCCAGATCGGCCAGGTCTTCTTCGCGCGTCTGGCGAGTGCGGGTGGGGGTAGCCAACACCAACGTCACCCGAAAGCCGGACTGCTTGAGAAACAACAGCATTTTGGAGAGGGCTTCTGACGGATGGCTGGTGATAATAATAATAGTGGCGCCCCAGGCTAAATGCATCGCTTCCTGGCGGATATTCTCCAAAAAATGGGTGTCCTGTTCGGCAATCTGAATGCGGGCCAGCACTTCCAGAATTTGCATCAGTTGGTCGCGTCCCTTGCGGGGGGGCAACCTGAATTGCTGTATTTTCCCGGCCAGCGGATCCATGCCGGCAACACTCAAGCCAACGGGCAATTCTTCACGGATAGCAATGTGGTTGGCCAACGAAGCAGCCACAATAATGGCCAGTTCAATGGCCGGGTCAGGATAGCCGCAGTGGGCATAATCAGGACGGCTCAGGTTGAGAAAAATGGCATTCTCGCGGGCAATGGCCGGTTGAAACTGTTTTACCAACATCTGGCCGGTGGCCGCGGTGGCCGTCCAATGAATGTGGCGCGGGTTGTCGCCCGGCGTATAAGCCCGCACCCCTATGGGGCGGGCCGGGTCTTGAAAAAGCGGCACGGGGGTGGGCAAAACAACCTGGGGGCTGTGGGTAGGCAAAACCAGCCGGGTAATGGGCACAATTTTGGGGTAAACAATCAGGTAATTTGAGGCCAGGTGACTGGTTAATGGTCGCCTAAAACCCAACAAGTCGCCGGTGTGCAAAGCAAGTGGGCCAATCATGTAGTAACCGCGCTTCCGCGCGTTGAGCGTATACTCCAGGGTATGGGTGGTTTTACCCGGCAGAGTAATTGCTTGTCTCAAAAAAGAAGGGCTGGCCAGGGCCAGGGGAAAGACCTCGTGGAGCAGCAACCAGGGGATGGGCAAGCGGGTTCGATTGTTAAACTTTAGCGTAACCGTGATTTTATCGCCCAAAAAGGCTCGCTGTTGCAAGGCGCGGCTGACTTCAAGCCGGCCCAGCACCCGCCGCGACCAGAAGTAGGACAGCAGGTAAATGCCCACAAAAAGATAAAGAATGGTAAAGAAAAAATCAATACGCAGCAGAGCGGCCACTACAAAAAGAAACAGGATGAAAGTGATAAAGTTACCCATTGGCCCCCTGCATTTTTAAAGAATTTCTGATGAGTTCCCCCGAGTTCCGTCATTGCAGGGGAACTCGGAGGATGCGGTTTGTCCTTCGGTTTACACTTCGCGGGCATCAACCACCTGGTCACCCAGGTTTTCCAATTTATCTATCAATTGACTCCGGCTGACGTTTTGCACTTTAACCACCATCCCATCCTCATTGGGTTTGTTGGGGGTAGGGAAGGAGCCAAAACTGACAATGTAACCGCCCAATTCAAAAATCGCCTGGGCCAGGCTGGCCAAAACTCCTTTTCGCTGCGGCACCGAGAGAGTCAGGCGCAGGCCGGGCTGCCCGCCGCCAAACATTTCCACAAAGGCCTTAAAAATATCCCGGTCGGTAATAATGCCCACCGGCTTGTAGTCGCCATCCACCACCGGCAGGCCGCCCACCTTTTTTTCGACCATCAGGCTGGCGGCGTCTTCAATGGGCGTGTCCGGGCTGGTGGTCACCACCTCTTTGGTCATCAATTCGTCAACTTGAATTTTAGATAGAACATACGTCAACTCCCATACACTCAGGGTGGTGGCCGGCGAGGGGGAGGCATACAACAAATCCCGCTCGGAAACAATGCCAATGAGTTTGCCCTTTTTATCAACCACGGGCAAACGGCGAAAACGATTCTCTTGCATGAGTTTGAGGGCGTCTTGAAAGGGCATGTCGGGCGCTACTGTTATGGGTGGTGAAACCATATGATCACGTACAAACATTGTATTCCTCCTGAATAATTATGATAGGTTATATGCAGCAAGTCAATGGGGAAAGTTGGTTAAAGCTATTATGCCTCATTATGTTGGCCCTGACAAGATGAAAAATTGGGTATCTATTTTTCCGGCGGAACCGCGATGAAGCCGGTTTTTACGCCTCGTTTAAATCCGGCAGCCTCATAAAAAGCAAACACCTCGGCGCGTTTTGAGCCGGTAAGCAGCATCACCTTATAACAGTCGGCCTCCCAGGCCACTTGCAGGGCATGCTGTAAAACCGCCTTGCCCAAACCTTGCCGCCGGTAGGCCGGATGGGTGATCACATTTTCAATCAGGCCGTAGGGACGCGCTCCCCGGGTTAAATTGGGAATAAGGGTCAGGGTGCAGGAAGCCACCAGTTGGCCTTCCAGTTCAACCCCAAAATAATGCAACAACGGGTTAGTAAAAATACCCTGCCACAGAGCAACCAGCTCCGGCTTTGAAGGCAAGGGCGTGTCTTGGGGATGGAGCTGCTGATAAAGTTGCAGCAGGGCGTCCAACTCGTCAAGGTTTACCGGTCGAATGATCATCGGGATTTTTAAAAGGTGAGGATAACAATTTAGCCAAGTAACTTTTTTATTTTACCCAACAAATCTCTGACCACAAACGGTTTGACCACGTAACCGTCAAACATTTGCGCGTAACTGGTGGTGGTCGTTTCATCTTCCAGGTAGTGGCGGGCAGTGAGCATGATCACGGGAATGTGAGCGTGCGTTTCACTCTGCCGGATAGTTTCCAGCACTTGCCAGCCGTCCATGCCCAGCATCATAATATCAAGGAGAATCAGGTCAATGTTTTGCTCTTGGTCCAATATGTCCAGGCCCTCTTTGCCGCTGTAGGCGGCCAGGACCTCAAAGCCCTCCCTTTCTAAAATCAGCTTACCCAGGCCGACCATTTCGTGGTCATCATCCACCATCAATATTCGCTGGGCCACGGCCTTACGCTCCCCAAAAAATTTAGTAAAAAACCTATGTAAAGTATAACATAGCCGGGATAAGTGTCAAGCCAGAATTTGACTAAAGTAAGGCCATTGCCAAAGTGATGGTTATGAGGTAAAATCAGGTTAAAAAGGCGGTGAAAATGGAATGTCGTCCCGGTTGTGGGGCTTGTTGCATTGCTATGTCAATCTCTTCGCCGATTCCGGGCATGCCCCACGGCAAACCCGCCGGGGTGCGCTGTATCCAGTTAACGCCCGACAATCGCTGCCGCCTGTTTGGCCAACCCAACCGGCCGGCCGTATGCGCCCAACTCCGCGCCAGCGAAGAGATGTGCGGGCACAACGCAGAGGAAGCCCTGGCCCGTATAACTGAGCTAGAACGGCTTACCCGGCCAGACTGAGACGGAAAAATCAAAACCAATATGCAACAATTAACCCTGTTTCAAGACACAAAAATTCAAAAAGACCTGGCCCGCCACAGATTTTCACATAATGGCGTTTGCCATGAAACCGCCCGGTTTGCTTTGGAAGAAAGGTACGCCCATCTTCTGGAAGAAACCGATAAATTTAACCGTCAACTGGTCAGTTTTCAAGCAAACAAAACTGAAGTTTTACACAGTTGGATCAAATATCGAGAAGGATTTTCCGCCAATCTGATTGAACTATTAATAAAAGAATTAGGAATTAGCCCCGGCGATGTCATTCTTGATCCTTTTGCCGGGTCGGCCACCACGCTATTAACGGCAAAAATGCTTGGCCTTGATGCGGTGGGGATTGAGCTTTTGCCCCACTGCCATTTGGCCTGGGAAGCTAAATCAAAGGCTTTTGATTATGACCTGGCTGAACTGCGCCATGTCCGTTTTTTGTTAGAGCAAACAACCCCACCTAAAACAAATGAGGCTTTCCCTCACTTGACCATTACTGAAACTGCTTTTCCGCCGCAGATTGAAAAAGAGGTGATGGCCTACACGCGCTGGTTTGAAACCCTAACCGTTAGCCAAAATACAAAAACACTCTGTAAACTGATTCTTATGAGTCTTTTAGAAGAAGTCAGCTATACCAGGAAAGATGGTCAATACCTGCGTTGGGATAGTCGGGCCGATAAAATCCGGGGTAATAATGAAAAACGTTTAGCCCAGGGCAAAAAACCAATTCAAGGCATAGATAAAGGTACATTACCCAGCCTCAAGCGGATAATCCTGGAAAAACTAAATACAATTATCATTGATATTGCCAAACTACAAAGAGACCCACCGCCGCCAAGCAGTCAAAAATTAATTGCGGGCAATACCCTTTACACGCTTCCCCCAATGGAACCCAATCAATTTGCTGCGGTGATTACATCTCCGCCTTACGCCAATAGATATGATTACACCCGCACTTACGCTCTTGAGTTGGCTTACTTGCAGGTAGATAATAAAATTTTTGACTTACGCCAAAATCAGCTTTCGTGTACGGTAGAAAATAAATCAAAAGAGAATGAGTTAAAAACCTTTTACCAATCGCTCGGTCAAGAGGGCCGGTATCAGCACATCTTGGAAATTATTCAAAGTAATCAGGCACTGGCGGAAATCAATGAGGCATTGTTGGCCAGACATAAACGGGAGGAGGTCAATAATCGAGGCATTTTGACCATGATTGACCAATACTTTACCGAACTGGCCTTTGTTTTTGCCGAACTATTCCGCGTTTGCCGGAGCGGGGCGCGCGTGGTTTTTGTTAACGACAATGTGAGATATGCGGGCGAAGTTGTGCCTGTTGACATGCTAAGCACCGATTTGGCGGAACAAGTTGGCTTCACGCCCGCCAAAATTTACGTTTTGCCCCAGCGTAAAGGAAACAGTAGCCAACAGATGGGCAAATTTGGCCGCGAGGCGCTGCGCAAAAGTATCACCATCTGGATAAAACCTTGAGTAAAGAGCTATGGCCGCCAGCAAAAAACGGACCTGGACAATAGACCAATTGGCCAAGAGCGAATTCTTTCACCAAAAACTCCACGAGTGGGAGCTAATGGATGTTGCTCAACGCCTTGACCAGATTAAGGGCGAAACCCTGGATAAGGATGTCAATAACGTAATGTCTAACCTATTCCAATTTTACACCGCTGCTGAAGCCCGCCAAACCATTCTTCACCGCCCGCCGGTGGGCGATACCAAAATCACGCCCACCCTGGCCCAGGGCATTGCCCGCGTATTTGGCGAAGCCATTGGCCCGGAAGAAGCCGTGCGCCGTATTCTGGCCGACGTGCGCCAGCGTGGGGAGTCCGCCGTTATTGACTGGACCGAAAAAATTGACGGCGTCCGCCTCAAAGACCTGACCGTGGCCCAGGCCGACCTGGACACAGCCTATCACAGCCTGGCCTCGGACGTGCGCCACGCCCTCCACTTTGCCGCCGACCGCATTCGCGCCTTTCACCAAAAGCAGCCCGGCCCCAGTTGGCTGGACTGGCGCGAGGGCGGCGGAGCCTTGGGCCAAATGATCCGGCCCCTGGAACGGGTGGGGGTGTACGCGCCGGGCGGCACGGCCCCCTACCCCAGCACGCTGCTGATGGGCGCGGTTACGGCGAGAGTGGCCGGAGTGGAGCAGGTGATTGTCACCACCCCCGCCGGCCGGGCCAACGAGATCAACCCGACCCTGTTGGCTGCGGCCAAAATAGCCGGAGTGGACACGGTGTACCGCATTGGCGGGGCGCAGGCGGTGGCGGCCATGGCCTATGGCCTGGAATCATTGCCCAAAGTGGACAAAATTGTCGGGCCGGGCAACATCTTTGTGACCCTGGCCAAACGGCAGGTCTACGGCTTGGTAGACATTGACGGCCTGCCCGGCCCCACCGAAACCTTGATCATCGCCGACGCCGCGGCCAACCCCACCCTGGTGGCCGCCGATCTACTGGCCCAGGCCGAACACGACACCATGGCCTCGGCCATTCTGGTAACGCCCAGCCAAACCCTGGCCGAAGCCGTGCAGGTGGAAATTGGCCGCCAACTCGAGAGCTTGAGCCGGGCCGACATCATTGCCGAAAGCCTGCAAAATCAAGGCGGGGCCGTGATTTGCGCTAATCTGAATGAGGCTCTAGAATTGAATAACCTGTACGCGCCGGAACACCTGTGCCTCCACGTGGCCGACCCCTGGGCGCTGGTTGGCCAAGTAAAACACGCGGGGGGCATCTTTTTGGGCGACCATGCCTACGAAGTTCTGGGCGACTACACCGCCGGGCCAACCCACGTAATGCCCACCATGGGCACGGCTCGTTTTGCCAGCCCGCTCAATCTACGCGATTTTACCAAAGTAATTACTATTTTCGGCCTGGATGCCGCCGAAGCCGCGGCTATAGCCCCCGCTGCCCAAATCCTGGCCGAAGCTGAAGGGCTGGACGCCCATGCAGCCTCAGTGAGGAGACGGTTCAATGAAGATTCGACAAGCAACGACCAATGACCAGGCCACCCTTTTGCGCTTGATGAGCGAGTCTCACCGGCAAGCCGGGAATGACGCGCCGCACGAGTGGGCCAAAACCAAAACGGCCATCACCATCCTCCTCAAGGATCCCCAGGCCGGTGAAGCCTACTTTATTCTTGATGAGCGCAATAACGCCGTGGGGTATATGATCATGTGTCGAGGCTTTAGCCTTGATTACGGGGGCTATTTCACCTGGGTCGAGGAAACCTACGTCCGCAAAGCCGAACAGGGACGTTTCCGCGATCAACGTTTTTCGCCTTAGTTCGTCCTTCGTCGTTCGTCATAATGAAATGCTGGATGAGTGCCATGAACTTCGACCCTAACACCATCATCCGTCCAAATATTGCCAACCTACAGCCCTACACTCCCATTTTGCCCTTTGAGGTGCTTTCGGCTCAATTGAAGCGCCAACCGGGAGACATTATCAAACTGGACGCCAACGAAAATCCCTACGGCCCGTCTCCTCTGGTGGCCGAGGCCCTGGCCGAAGCGCCTTTTTTGCACATCTACCCCGACCCGGAATGTCGGGCGTTGCGCCAGGCGTTGGCCGACTACACCGGCCTTGAGCTTGAGCATTTGCTGGTTGGCCTGGGCGCAGATGAACTGATTGACCTGATCATGCGTCTCTTCATCGAGCCGGGCGATGCCATTGTCAACTGCCCTCCCACGTTTGGCATGTACGCCTTTGACGCCGACGTAAATGGAGCGCAGGCGATCAACATCTGGCGGCGACCTGATTTTTCAATTGACCTGGCCGAAATTGAGGCATTATTTTCCCTTCCGCCAAAAGAGGACGATCAAAAAAGGGTGACGCCCAAACTCATCTTTGTGGCCTCGCCCAACAACCCCGACGGCTCTCTGCTTGGCCAGGCCGAACTGGAACGGCTATTGGCCCTGCCGGCAGTGGTAGTGTTGGATGAGGCTTACGTGGAATTCAGCGGACAGAGTCATCTCCGCTGGGTCAAACAATATGACAACCTGATTGTATTGCGCACGTTCAGCAAATGGGCCGGCCTGGCCGGATTGCGGGTAGGGTACGGCGCGTTTCCCCCGGTCATCATCGAGCACCTGTGGAAAATTAAACAGCCCTACAACGTGCCCGTGGCCGGGCAACTGGCGGCCCAGGTTTCCCTGTCTGATCGGGAACGATTGATGGGCAACGTGGCCAAAATTATTGCGGAACGAGAAAAATTTTACTCGGCCCTGGCTCAATTCAGTTGGCTCAAGCCGTATCCCAGCCAGACCAATTTTGTGCTTTGTAAAGTTGAGGGGGGGCGCCGGGCCGCTGAGATCAAACAAAAACTGGCGGAGCAAGGTATTTTGGTGCGCTATTATCAATCGCCGGGCTTAACCGACCATCTGCGCTTCAGTATCGGCACGCCGGCCCAAATGACCCGGCTGGTGGAAGTTTTAAAGCAGCTATGAAAAAAAGCAAATCAAAATCAAAACTCAAAATAGACGCGCTTATCTTTTCGCTCAATGATGTTTTGATTGACGTCAGCCGCTCTTACCGCGAGGTGGTCCCCAAAACGGTGCAGCTCTATCTGGAACAGGCCCTGGGGCTGCCCTCGTCTGATGAACCCCTGCTCACCGCCGATGAAGTCACTCTCCTGCAAAAAGTCGGCAATTTTACCGACCATTGGGAACTGGCCGCCGCTTTTATCTTGTACTTTATTGAAATGCTTCCCCCCGTGCCAATCCCCACCTTTCCTTCTAAAGTGCATGTGCCGGCCATCATTGCCTATTTGCAAATGGCCCGGGGCGGCCTGCAAATCACGGTAGATAACCTGCGCGAGCAAAAAGATGTTTCCCAAATGGCTGCCCAAATTGCGGCCAAAGGAGGGGGCATTAACGGCGCCTATGAAGCTTTACCCGGCCAAAACCGCCATCTCCTGGTAGACGTGGGTAGTATCACCAAAACCAATCTGGTGGGCCGGATTTTTCAAGAACTGTACCTGGGCAAGGCGCTTTTTGAAAGAATTTATGAACAACCGGCCGTTACCGTGCAAAGCGCGGGTTACATTGAAAACGAAACACTCTTGATTGACCGCGATATTTTGACCCAAATCCGGGAAAAAGTGCCGCTGGGCCTTATTTGCAACCGCCCGCGGATCGAAGTGAATTACTCCTTACAGGCCCACCAAATTGAGGATTTTTTTCAAGCCATTGTTACGCTCGACGAGGTGCGCGAGGCTGAAAGCAAACCCATCCCCGACCCCTGGCCTCTGCTCGAAGCAGCCCGGCGCATCTATCCCACTCCGGTGCATACGGCCTACATCGGCCCCAATCCCGGCGATGTGCAAGCAGCCAAAGCGGCCAATCAAACCATGCCCTTTACCGCCATTGCCTGCCTGGTTGGCGCCCACGATAAAGAAGCGTTGCGCCGAGAATTTGAAAAACTCAAAGCCAATATCATCCTGGGCCACCCCGACCATTTGAAAGACCTGATCCTTGACTGATTGATTTTATATTTAGGGAGTTGACCTTTGACCAACCTACCTCGTCTGGCCACCGTTACCCGCAAAACGGGCGAAACCGACATTGAGATCACCCTCAACCTGGACGGCGCCGGCCAGTCCAACATTCAAACCGGCGTGGGTTTTTTGGACCACATGCTGCACGCCCTGGCCCGCCACGCCCGCTTTGATTTGACCGTGCGGGCCAAAGGCGACCTGCACATTGACGAGCACCACACCGTGGAAGATGTGGGCCTTGTGCTGGGGCGCGCCCTGGCCCAGGCCCTGGGCGACCGCACCGGCATCACCCGCATGGGCCACGCCGTGGTGCCGATGGATGAAGCGCTGGCCATGGTAGCTGTGGATTTTGGCGGGCGGGGCTACTTTGAGTTTGACGGCAAC
It encodes:
- the hisB gene encoding imidazoleglycerol-phosphate dehydratase HisB, with translation MTNLPRLATVTRKTGETDIEITLNLDGAGQSNIQTGVGFLDHMLHALARHARFDLTVRAKGDLHIDEHHTVEDVGLVLGRALAQALGDRTGITRMGHAVVPMDEALAMVAVDFGGRGYFEFDGNFSTDRIGQMGTSLIPHFLESVAHEGRLNLHVRLLAGMDDHHRAEAIFKALARALDMAKQPDPRLAGQAPSTKGTLTV